In Listeria monocytogenes, the following proteins share a genomic window:
- a CDS encoding ATP-binding cassette domain-containing protein, translating into MIELVNVSKKIQDKLILEKVSLSIGAGEFIAVVGESGSGKTTLLNVIGHLDSKDSGQVIINEMEYQTKKEVMTLKKEVLGFIFQNYLLMENETVFENLSITGGENRKLMIEHLEEVGMDESYLAKKVYQLSGGEKQRIAIVRILLKPFQLLLADEPTGNLDTKNKQKIIELFLALKKQGKTIVCVTHDPEISGKADRIIYIEGGEIG; encoded by the coding sequence ATGATTGAATTAGTTAATGTCAGTAAAAAGATACAAGATAAATTGATTTTGGAAAAAGTCTCTCTTTCTATTGGAGCTGGTGAATTTATTGCAGTCGTCGGCGAGAGTGGTAGTGGGAAGACCACGCTGCTAAATGTTATCGGACACTTAGATTCAAAAGATAGTGGGCAAGTTATTATTAACGAGATGGAATATCAGACGAAAAAAGAGGTTATGACTCTAAAAAAAGAGGTGTTAGGTTTTATATTCCAAAATTATCTATTGATGGAAAATGAAACAGTGTTTGAAAACTTATCCATTACAGGCGGAGAAAATCGCAAGCTGATGATAGAGCATTTGGAAGAAGTAGGAATGGATGAGAGCTATTTAGCAAAAAAAGTATACCAATTAAGCGGTGGAGAAAAACAACGGATTGCAATTGTGCGCATTTTACTCAAACCATTTCAACTTTTACTTGCGGACGAACCAACAGGAAATTTAGATACTAAAAACAAACAAAAAATCATTGAATTATTTTTAGCATTGAAAAAGCAAGGTAAGACTATCGTTTGTGTTACGCATGACCCGGAAATATCCGGAAAAGCAGATCGAATCATTTACATTGAAGGAGGCGAAATAGGATGA
- a CDS encoding bacteriocin-like WGxF protein (Built to rescue LMOF2365_14255 during structural annotation change regression.) — protein MKIVSISLVNSLLILFVVLIHKIFFRVLLLGYENLFIYWGSFVLIYFILNLITNRLLLSRT, from the coding sequence ATGAAAATTGTTAGTATTTCTTTAGTAAATAGTCTATTAATACTCTTTGTGGTGCTTATTCATAAAATTTTCTTTAGGGTATTATTGCTTGGATATGAAAACTTGTTTATCTATTGGGGCTCCTTTGTTTTAATCTATTTCATTTTAAATTTAATTACAAACAGGCTGCTGTTATCTAGGACTTAA